In a single window of the Acipenser ruthenus chromosome 20, fAciRut3.2 maternal haplotype, whole genome shotgun sequence genome:
- the LOC117424998 gene encoding uncharacterized protein LOC117424998 isoform X1 produces MYCIFCGEQMQGSVQTCASCGRHNPVHVETGDPPQQEESPSHCDPSSSVSDIDLITHYFHQGHTYEVILDMLFSFHGIQYSTCTLKNRLKQAGLFRRKNYSSMRDVRSAIMREVRGPGQLFGYRTMWQILKQKYRLQVKRSAVMRLLSALNPTGTELRRRHRFVRRIYHSLGPNYMWHVDGYDKLKPFGFALSGCVDGFSRRILWLVCGSTNNNPAVIAQNFIHGMQFLGLVPMRLRTDCGTENGTMAAIQCTLRSLDSDYYAGSASHMYGPSISNQRIESWWFTFRKGRSQFWIDLFGDLQDAGHFNSSHELQYLLRFSFNNVLQKDLDECTELWNLQRIRPSRLAICPGGVPTELYSLPRRFGSRDCGFRVEEEELLTFSELGDMVVSCGDTEIQAYVEHIMEQNNLQSPDNWESALQLYLTLKEISGL; encoded by the exons ATGTATTGCATATTTTGTGGTGAACAGATGCAAGGTTCTGTTCAAACCTGTGCTTCTTGTGGAAGACATAACCCAGTGCATGTTGAAACTGGTGATCCACCTCAGCAAGAGGAAAGTCCATCACACTGTGACCCGTCCTCCTCGGTGTCTGACATTGATTTAATTACGCATTATTTTCATCAAGGACATACATATGAGGTTATATTAGATATGCTTTTCAGCTTTCATGGAATTCAGTACAGCACCTGTACACTAAAGAACCGATTAAAGCAAGCTGGTTTGTTCAGAAGAAAGAACTATTCTTCTATGAGGGATGTGAGAAGTGCCATAATGCGTGAGGTGCGAGGACCAGGACAGCTATTTGGCTATCGCACAATGtggcaaatattaaaacaaaaatacagattacAAGTGAAACGGTCTGCGGTTATGAGGTTGCTGTCTGCACTAAACCCAACAGGGACTGAACTGAGAAGACGTCATAGGTTTGTCCGCCGCATATATCACTCCTTAGGTCCAAACTACATGTGGCATGTCGATGGCTACGATAAGCTAAAACCATTTGGTTTTGCTTTGTCTGGATGTGTCGATGGTTTCTCCAGACGGATCTTATGGCTTGTTTGTGGCTCTACAAACAACAACCCAGCAGTGATTGCACAAAACTTTATTCACGGTATGCAGTTTCTTGGATTGGTCCCAATGAGGTTAAGAACAGACTGTGGAACAGAGAATGGGACTATGGCAGCAATTCAGTGCACACTTCGTTCTCTTGATTCAGACTACTACGCTGGGTCAGCAAGCCACATGTATGGTCCGTCAATCAGCAATCAGCGAATAGAGTCTTGGTGGTTTACATTCAGAAAGGGCAG GTCACAGTTTTGGATAGACCTTTTTGGTGATCTCCAAGATGCAGGGCATTTCAACAGCAGTCATGAACTGCAATATTTGCTACGATTCTCTTTCAACAATGTGCTTCAGAAGGATCTCGATGAGTGCACAGAGCTGTGGAACCTCCAGCGGATACGACCATCCAGGCTTGCTATATGTCCAGGTGgagttccaactgagctttacaGTTTACCTcgcag ATTTGGGTCCAGGGACTGTGGATTCAGAGTAGAAGAAGAGGAACTCCTTACTTTTTCAGAGCTAGGTGATATGGTTGTATCATGTGGAGACACAGAAATACAAGCATATGTGGAACACATCATGGAACAAAATAATTTGCAAAGCCCTGACAACTGGGAGTCAGCTTTACAATTGTATCTTACATTAAAAGAAATTTCCGGGCTCTAA
- the LOC117424998 gene encoding uncharacterized protein LOC117424998 isoform X3, whose protein sequence is MYCIFCGEQMQGSVQTCASCGRHNPVHVETGDPPQQEESPSHCDPSSSVSDIDLITHYFHQGHTYEVILDMLFSFHGIQYSTCTLKNRLKQAGLFRRKNYSSMRDVRSAIMREVRGPGQLFGYRTMWQILKQKYRLQVKRSAVMRLLSALNPTGTELRRRHRFVRRIYHSLGPNYMWHVDGYDKLKPFGFALSGCVDGFSRRILWLVCGSTNNNPAVIAQNFIHGMQFLGLVPMRLRTDCGTENGTMAAIQCTLRSLDSDYYAGSASHMYGPSISNQRIESWWFTFRKGRRISMSAQSCGTSSGYDHPGLLYVQVEFQLSFTVYLADLGPGTVDSE, encoded by the exons ATGTATTGCATATTTTGTGGTGAACAGATGCAAGGTTCTGTTCAAACCTGTGCTTCTTGTGGAAGACATAACCCAGTGCATGTTGAAACTGGTGATCCACCTCAGCAAGAGGAAAGTCCATCACACTGTGACCCGTCCTCCTCGGTGTCTGACATTGATTTAATTACGCATTATTTTCATCAAGGACATACATATGAGGTTATATTAGATATGCTTTTCAGCTTTCATGGAATTCAGTACAGCACCTGTACACTAAAGAACCGATTAAAGCAAGCTGGTTTGTTCAGAAGAAAGAACTATTCTTCTATGAGGGATGTGAGAAGTGCCATAATGCGTGAGGTGCGAGGACCAGGACAGCTATTTGGCTATCGCACAATGtggcaaatattaaaacaaaaatacagattacAAGTGAAACGGTCTGCGGTTATGAGGTTGCTGTCTGCACTAAACCCAACAGGGACTGAACTGAGAAGACGTCATAGGTTTGTCCGCCGCATATATCACTCCTTAGGTCCAAACTACATGTGGCATGTCGATGGCTACGATAAGCTAAAACCATTTGGTTTTGCTTTGTCTGGATGTGTCGATGGTTTCTCCAGACGGATCTTATGGCTTGTTTGTGGCTCTACAAACAACAACCCAGCAGTGATTGCACAAAACTTTATTCACGGTATGCAGTTTCTTGGATTGGTCCCAATGAGGTTAAGAACAGACTGTGGAACAGAGAATGGGACTATGGCAGCAATTCAGTGCACACTTCGTTCTCTTGATTCAGACTACTACGCTGGGTCAGCAAGCCACATGTATGGTCCGTCAATCAGCAATCAGCGAATAGAGTCTTGGTGGTTTACATTCAGAAAGGGCAG AAGGATCTCGATGAGTGCACAGAGCTGTGGAACCTCCAGCGGATACGACCATCCAGGCTTGCTATATGTCCAGGTGgagttccaactgagctttacaGTTTACCTcgcag ATTTGGGTCCAGGGACTGTGGATTCAGAGTAG
- the LOC117424998 gene encoding uncharacterized protein LOC117424998 isoform X4 has translation MYCIFCGEQMQGSVQTCASCGRHNPVHVETGDPPQQEESPSHCDPSSSVSDIDLITHYFHQGHTYEVILDMLFSFHGIQYSTCTLKNRLKQAGLFRRKNYSSMRDVRSAIMREVRGPGQLFGYRTMWQILKQKYRLQVKRSAVMRLLSALNPTGTELRRRHRFVRRIYHSLGPNYMWHVDGYDKLKPFGFALSGCVDGFSRRILWLVCGSTNNNPAVIAQNFIHGMQFLGLVPMRLRTDCGTENGTMAAIQCTLRSLDSDYYAGSASHMYGPSISNQRIESWWFTFRKGRRISMSAQSCGTSSGYDHPGLLYVQIWVQGLWIQSRRRGTPYFFRAR, from the exons ATGTATTGCATATTTTGTGGTGAACAGATGCAAGGTTCTGTTCAAACCTGTGCTTCTTGTGGAAGACATAACCCAGTGCATGTTGAAACTGGTGATCCACCTCAGCAAGAGGAAAGTCCATCACACTGTGACCCGTCCTCCTCGGTGTCTGACATTGATTTAATTACGCATTATTTTCATCAAGGACATACATATGAGGTTATATTAGATATGCTTTTCAGCTTTCATGGAATTCAGTACAGCACCTGTACACTAAAGAACCGATTAAAGCAAGCTGGTTTGTTCAGAAGAAAGAACTATTCTTCTATGAGGGATGTGAGAAGTGCCATAATGCGTGAGGTGCGAGGACCAGGACAGCTATTTGGCTATCGCACAATGtggcaaatattaaaacaaaaatacagattacAAGTGAAACGGTCTGCGGTTATGAGGTTGCTGTCTGCACTAAACCCAACAGGGACTGAACTGAGAAGACGTCATAGGTTTGTCCGCCGCATATATCACTCCTTAGGTCCAAACTACATGTGGCATGTCGATGGCTACGATAAGCTAAAACCATTTGGTTTTGCTTTGTCTGGATGTGTCGATGGTTTCTCCAGACGGATCTTATGGCTTGTTTGTGGCTCTACAAACAACAACCCAGCAGTGATTGCACAAAACTTTATTCACGGTATGCAGTTTCTTGGATTGGTCCCAATGAGGTTAAGAACAGACTGTGGAACAGAGAATGGGACTATGGCAGCAATTCAGTGCACACTTCGTTCTCTTGATTCAGACTACTACGCTGGGTCAGCAAGCCACATGTATGGTCCGTCAATCAGCAATCAGCGAATAGAGTCTTGGTGGTTTACATTCAGAAAGGGCAG AAGGATCTCGATGAGTGCACAGAGCTGTGGAACCTCCAGCGGATACGACCATCCAGGCTTGCTATATGTCCAG ATTTGGGTCCAGGGACTGTGGATTCAGAGTAGAAGAAGAGGAACTCCTTACTTTTTCAGAGCTAGGTGA
- the LOC117424998 gene encoding uncharacterized protein LOC117424998 isoform X2 codes for MYCIFCGEQMQGSVQTCASCGRHNPVHVETGDPPQQEESPSHCDPSSSVSDIDLITHYFHQGHTYEVILDMLFSFHGIQYSTCTLKNRLKQAGLFRRKNYSSMRDVRSAIMREVRGPGQLFGYRTMWQILKQKYRLQVKRSAVMRLLSALNPTGTELRRRHRFVRRIYHSLGPNYMWHVDGYDKLKPFGFALSGCVDGFSRRILWLVCGSTNNNPAVIAQNFIHGMQFLGLVPMRLRTDCGTENGTMAAIQCTLRSLDSDYYAGSASHMYGPSISNQRIESWWFTFRKGRSQFWIDLFGDLQDAGHFNSSHELQYLLRFSFNNVLQKDLDECTELWNLQRIRPSRLAICPDLGPGTVDSE; via the exons ATGTATTGCATATTTTGTGGTGAACAGATGCAAGGTTCTGTTCAAACCTGTGCTTCTTGTGGAAGACATAACCCAGTGCATGTTGAAACTGGTGATCCACCTCAGCAAGAGGAAAGTCCATCACACTGTGACCCGTCCTCCTCGGTGTCTGACATTGATTTAATTACGCATTATTTTCATCAAGGACATACATATGAGGTTATATTAGATATGCTTTTCAGCTTTCATGGAATTCAGTACAGCACCTGTACACTAAAGAACCGATTAAAGCAAGCTGGTTTGTTCAGAAGAAAGAACTATTCTTCTATGAGGGATGTGAGAAGTGCCATAATGCGTGAGGTGCGAGGACCAGGACAGCTATTTGGCTATCGCACAATGtggcaaatattaaaacaaaaatacagattacAAGTGAAACGGTCTGCGGTTATGAGGTTGCTGTCTGCACTAAACCCAACAGGGACTGAACTGAGAAGACGTCATAGGTTTGTCCGCCGCATATATCACTCCTTAGGTCCAAACTACATGTGGCATGTCGATGGCTACGATAAGCTAAAACCATTTGGTTTTGCTTTGTCTGGATGTGTCGATGGTTTCTCCAGACGGATCTTATGGCTTGTTTGTGGCTCTACAAACAACAACCCAGCAGTGATTGCACAAAACTTTATTCACGGTATGCAGTTTCTTGGATTGGTCCCAATGAGGTTAAGAACAGACTGTGGAACAGAGAATGGGACTATGGCAGCAATTCAGTGCACACTTCGTTCTCTTGATTCAGACTACTACGCTGGGTCAGCAAGCCACATGTATGGTCCGTCAATCAGCAATCAGCGAATAGAGTCTTGGTGGTTTACATTCAGAAAGGGCAG GTCACAGTTTTGGATAGACCTTTTTGGTGATCTCCAAGATGCAGGGCATTTCAACAGCAGTCATGAACTGCAATATTTGCTACGATTCTCTTTCAACAATGTGCTTCAGAAGGATCTCGATGAGTGCACAGAGCTGTGGAACCTCCAGCGGATACGACCATCCAGGCTTGCTATATGTCCAG ATTTGGGTCCAGGGACTGTGGATTCAGAGTAG